A region of Actinomycetes bacterium DNA encodes the following proteins:
- a CDS encoding SAM-dependent methyltransferase, with translation MTDSSSAPGQQPPPIDASVPQSARIWNYWLGGKDNFPVDR, from the coding sequence GTGACCGACAGCTCGTCCGCTCCTGGCCAGCAGCCGCCGCCGATCGACGCCAGCGTGCCGCAGTCGGCCCGGATCTGGAACTACTGGCTGGGCGGCAAGGACAACTTCCCCGTCGACCGTGA